The following are encoded in a window of Gossypium raimondii isolate GPD5lz chromosome 13, ASM2569854v1, whole genome shotgun sequence genomic DNA:
- the LOC105784197 gene encoding probable WRKY transcription factor 57 has product MMEDKEGLDPAGTEFKSDSSSSWTLAGPDSVSDSINYFFDRESSILSEFGWNILQLDHADEIERFSELDRTDASRGLAGNFSGSQSQSCGAAGGSCSGAASNPVGSAEVPTSNPSVSSSSSEDPPEKSTGFGGKPPEIPSKVRKKGQKRIRQPRFAFMTKSEVDHLEDGYRWRKYGQKAVKNSPFPRSYYRCTNSKCTVKKRVERSSEDPTIVITTYEGQHCHHSVGFPRGGLISHEAAFAGQFTPGVSQFYYSQGVQLHRGISPSTTQSQQLPIEVRESRALPEPTSQLPKDEGLLGDIVPPGMRKT; this is encoded by the exons ATGATGGAAGATAAAGAGGGGCTTGATCCAGCTGGGACTGAGTTTAAATCCGATTCGAGCTCGAGCTGGACACTTGCTGGACCTGACTCAGTCTCGGATAGCATCAATTACTTCTTCGATAGGGAAAGCAGTATACTGAGTGAGTTTGGTTGGAATATTCTACAACTGGACCATGCCGATGAGATTGAAAGGTTCAGTGAACTAGACCGAACCGACGCCAGTCGTGGTTTGGCGGGAAATTTTAGCGGCTCGCAATCGCAAAGCTGTGGTGCAGCTGGTGGTTCGTGTTCAGGGGCAGCGTCGAATCCGGTCGGGTCAGCTGAAGTGCCGACATCGAATCCGTCGGTGTCGTCGAGCTCCAGCGAGGATCCGCCGGAGAAATCTACGGGCTTCGGCGGGAAACCGCCTGAGATACC GAGTAAGGTGAGGAAGAAGGGGCAAAAGCGAATTAGGCAGCCACGTTTTGCTTTTATGACCAAGAGTGAAGTTGATCATCTTGAAGATGGCTACCGATGGCGAAAATATGGACAAAAAGCTGTTAAAAATAGTCCATTTCCTAG GAGTTACTATCGCTGCACAAATAGCAAATGTACAGTGAAGAAGAGGGTGGAACGCTCCTCTGAAGATCCCACCATCGTCATTACTACATATGAAGGTCAACACTGTCATCATAGTGTCGGTTTCCCCCGTGGTGGACTCATCAGCCATGAAGCTGCCTTTGCCGGTCAGTTTACTCCTGGAGTCtctcaattttattattcacaAGGGGTACAGTTACATAGGGGAATTTCTCCAAGCACAACGCAGTCACAGCAACTGCCCATTGAGGTAAGAGAATCTCGTGCGCTGCCAGAACCCACCTCACAGCTGCCAAAAGATGAAGGGTTACTTGGAGATATTGTGCCTCCTGGCATGCGTAAGACGTGA